From the Theobroma cacao cultivar B97-61/B2 chromosome 2, Criollo_cocoa_genome_V2, whole genome shotgun sequence genome, one window contains:
- the LOC18610539 gene encoding putative leucine-rich repeat receptor-like serine/threonine-protein kinase At2g14440 — MSILFLLLFFPLLLPPSLSLPYPYNASYHIDCGGLTPSTDSYNTSWLADEFFTGGSTSVVSEPLHFHLPQEKTLRYFPLSSGKKNCYNIPVPPGRYYVRTFTVYDNYDGKSHSPSFDASVEGTLVFSWRSPWVENLARDGAYSDLFAFVKDRQLDFCFYSIATDAPVIGSLEVVQIDPLSYNSPETGDSYILVNYGRLSPGSPQWGPGFTSDPDPFGRSWQSDADYRNANSASARVITTKEKITGTEQAPNYFPMKLYQSAVTIGGGLEYELDVDAKLDYLVWFHFAEIDSTVKKAGERVFDVLVNEKNVSRVDIYKEVGSFAAYSLNYTEKNLSSSVLNVKLVPVIGAPLISGLENYAMVPADLSTVPEQVIAMRALKDSLHVPDRMGWNGDPCAPTDWDAWEGVTCHADKNGTGLVITQIDLGSQGLKGYISDQISLLSNLINLNLSANALEGTLPIGLGQKSLARLDLSNNQFSGSIPESLTSSNLQLVRLNNNLLEGRVPEELYSVGVHGGTIDLSGNKGLCGVPSLPDCPLFWENGHLSRGGKIAIGLSCFIFVFLLLLVIYIFCIRRGKNDYDFGLPSDLMSLAAKRNRYQRQKSLMLLEMESQHAKGLPSLPLNPH; from the exons ATGTCTATCCTCTTCCTCctccttttcttccctttgcTCCTCCCTCCTTCCTTGTCTCTCCCTTACCCTTACA ATGCCAGCTACCACATTGACTGCGGGGGCCTCACTCCTTCCACCGACTCCTACAACACCTCCTGGTTGGCCGACGAGTTCTTCACGGGCGGTTCCACCTCCGTGGTCTCCGAGCCACTCCACTTCCATCTCCCGCAGGAGAAGACTCTCCGTTACTTCCCGCTTTCCTCGGGCAAGAAGAATTGCTACAACATCCCTGTCCCGCCTGGTCGTTACTACGTCCGGACGTTCACTGTTTACGACAACTACGACGGTAAATCCCATTCCCCTTCCTTCGACGCTTCCGTCGAGGGCACTCTCGTTTTTTCCTGGCGCTCGCCTTGGGTCGAAAATCTAGCTCGCGATGGCGCTTACTCCGATCTCTTCGCTTTCGTCAAAGACCGTCAGCTGGATTTCTGTTTTTACAGCATTGCCACTGACGCTCCCGTCATCGGCTCCCTCGAAGTCGTCCAGATCGATCCTTTGTCTTACAACTCCCCCGAAACCGGAGACAGTTACATTCTAGTCAACTACGGGCGACTCTCTCCCGGGTCACCACAATGGGGACCCGGTTTCACCTCCGACCCGGACCCCTTCGGCCGCTCCTGGCAATCCGATGCTGATTACAGAAACGCGAATTCAGCGTCAGCTAGAGTTATAACcactaaagaaaaaataaccGGTACGGAGCAGGCACCGAATTACTTTCCGATGAAATTGTACCAATCGGCGGTGACAATTGGTGGGGGTTTGGAATACGAGTTAGATGTGGATGCGAAGCTTGATTACTTGGTGTGGTTTCATTTTGCGGAGATTGACTCGACGGTTAAAAAAGCAGGGGAGAGGGTGTTCGATGTGCTGGTCAACGAGAAGAATGTGAGTAGAGTGGATATATACAAGGAAGTGGGGAGCTTTGCAGCATACAGCTTGAATTATACAGAGAAGAATTTGAGTAGTTCTGTGTTGAATGTGAAGTTGGTGCCTGTGATAGGGGCTCCGTTGATCAGTGGACTTGAGAATTACGCCATGGTTCCAGCTGATTTGTCCACGGTTCCCGAGCAGG TGATTGCAATGAGAGCATTGAAAGATTCGCTCCATGTTCCTGATCGAATGGGTTGGAATGGTGATCCTTGTGCTCCTACTGATTGGGATGCTTGGGAGGGAGTTACATGTCATGCTGACAAGAATGGAACAGGCCTTGTCATAACTCAAAT AGATCTTGGAAGTCAAGGCTTGAAGGGGTATATCAGTGACCAAATTAGTCTTTTGTCAAACTTGATCAACTT GAACTTAAGTGCTAATGCTTTAGAGGGCACTCTACCGATCGGGCTTGGTCAAAAATCCCTTGCACGACT GGATTTGTCAAACAATCAATTCTCAGGTTCCATACCAGAAAGTTTAACGTCTTCAAATCTGCAGCTTGT GCGACTTAATAATAACTTATTGGAAGGGCGAGTACCTGAAGAACTTTATTCTGTCGGTGTGCATGGTGGAACCATTGA TCTCTCTGGTAACAAAGGCTTGTGTGGGGTACCTTCTTTACCGGATTGTCCTCTGTTTTGGGAGAATGGCCACTTATCTAGGGGTGGCAAAATTGCAATAGGCTTATCATGCTTCATTTTCGTTTTTCTGCTCCTATTGGTGATCTACATATTTTGTATCAGGAGGGGTAAAAATGATTATGATTTTGGTCTACCTTCAGATTTAATGT CACTTGCTGCTAAGAGGAACCGGTATCAAAGACAAAAGTCCTTGATGCTTCTTGAAATGGAGAGCCAACATGCCAAAGGATTGCCATCACTTCCTCTCAATCCTCATTAG
- the LOC108660746 gene encoding uncharacterized protein LOC108660746, giving the protein MKMSSATVGASKRRLSSRGLGGVLREQRARLYIIRRCVVMLLCWHD; this is encoded by the coding sequence ATGAAGATGAGCAGTGCCACCGTGGGAGCCTCAAAGAGAAGGCTATCAAGCAGAGGGCTTGGAGGAGTCCTCAGGGAGCAAAGGGCAAGGCTTTACATAATAAGGAGATGTGTGGTTATGCTCCTTTGCTGGCATGATTGA
- the LOC18610541 gene encoding serine/threonine-protein kinase STN7, chloroplastic: protein MATVAAGGANIGLINPCNTQKLIKHPSPSPFLGKKLKLKLSTKTNPSIPKTLGALSLKGELIDAVRDLFVGVGVGLPCTVMECGDIIYRSTLPKPDGLTLTVPGAMLALGALSYLWATPGVAPGFFDMFVLAFVERLFRPTFKKDDFVLGKKIGEGAFGVVYRVSLAKKPNSKKEGDLVLKKATEYGAVEIWMNERVRRACANSCASFVYGFLENSSKKGGEYWLVWNFEGEATLSDLMQSKEFPYNVETMLLGEVQNLPKGLERENQIIQTIMRQILFALDGLHSTGIVHRDIKPQNIIFSEGSRTFKIIDLGAAADLRVGINYIPKEFLLDPRYAAPEQYIMSTQTPSAPSAPVATALSPVLWQMNLPDRFDIYSAGLIFLQMAFPSLRTDSSLIQFNRQLKRCDYDLIAWRKTVEPRASPDVRKGFELLDLDNGIGWELLTSMVRYKARQRISAKAALAHPYFDREGLLALSFIQNLKLQFIRATQQDYGEAANWVINLMAKSGTEKEGGFTEAQLQELRDIKPKKKPSPQRNALASALRLQRKIVRTLNESMDELSRRSKSLWWSRWIPRED from the exons ATGGCCACGGTTGCAGCCGGTGGAGCTAACATCGGTCTTATCAATCCATGCAACACCCAGAAACTGATAAAACACCCATCTCCATCTCCATTTCTTGGCAAGAAACTCAAACTCAAACTCTCTACAAAGACCAACCCCTCAATTCCCAAAACGCTCGGAGCTTTGTCCTTGAAAGGTGAACTAATTGATGCAGTTCGGGATCTCTTTGTGGGAGTGGGAGTGGGGTTGCCATGCACTGTCATGGAGTGTGGGGATATCATTTATAGAAGCACTTTGCCCAAGCCTGATGGGTTAACCCTCACTGTACCTGGTGCGATGTTGGCTTTGGGTGCTTTGTCTTATCTCTGGGCTACTCCCGGTGTGGCTCCTGGGTTTTTTGACATGTTTGTTCTTGCCTTTGTTGAGAGGCTGTTTAGACCAACTTTCAAGAAG gatgattttgttttgggaaagaAGATAGGCGAGGGTGCTTTTGGTGTGGTTTATAGAGTTTCATTGGCTAAGAAGCCTAATTCAAAG AAAGAGGGTGACTTGGTCTTGAAAAAGGCTACTGAATATGGTGCAGTCGAAATCTGGATGAATGAGCGCGTGCGAAGAGCTTGTGCAAACAGCTGTGCTAGTTTTGTATACGGCTTTCTTGAG AATTCCTCAAAGAAAGGAGGAGAATATTGGCTTGTATGGAATTTCGAGGGGGAGGCCACACTTTCAGATTTGATGCAGAGCAAAGAGTTTCCCTACAAT GTAGAAACCATGCTACTTGGAGAGGTCCAGAATTTGCCGAAGGGCTTGGAAAGGGAAAATCAAATCATTCAAACTATCATGAGACAGATCTTATTTGCCTTGGACGGTCTTCATTCAACAGGAATTGTGCACAGGGATATCAAGCcgcaaaatattattttctctgAAG GGTCTCGTACATTTAAAATCATTGATCTCGGAGCTGCAGCAGATTTGAGAGTGGGCATCAACTATATTCCAAAGGAATTTCTTTTGGATCCAAG aTATGCTGCACCAGAGCAATATATCATGAGTACACAAACTCCATCTGCACCCTCAGCGCCAGTGGCAACTGCACTTTCGCCTGTTCTGTGGCAG ATGAATCTGCCAGATAGATTTGATATCTACAGTGCTGGTCTCATTTTCCTACAAATG GCATTTCCATCGTTAAGGACAGACAGTAGCTTGATTCAATTCAACCGTCAGCTAAAGAGGTGTGATTATGACTTGATTGCTTGGAGGAAAACTGTAGAGCCTCGCGCTAGCCCTGATGTCAGGAAGGGCTTTGAGCTGCTGGATTTAGACAATGGGATAGGATGGGAACTTCTGACATCAATGGTTCGATACAAAGCAAGACAAAGAATCAGCGCAAAAGCAGCTTTGGCTCACCCTTACTTCGATAGGGAAGGACTACTAGCTTTGTCCTTCATACAGAATCTGAAGCTGCAATTCATCAGGGCTACACAGCAGGATTACGGGGAAGCTGCCAACTGGGTAATCAATTTAATGGCAAAATCTGGGACAGAGAAAGAAGGTGGCTTCACAGAAGCACAGCTTCAGGAACTCAGA GATATAAAGCCAAAGAAGAAGCCGAGTCCACAAAGAAATGCTCTTGCGTCAGCTCTTCGGCTTCAGAGGAAGATTGTTAGAACATTGAATGAGAGCATGGATGAGCTTAGCAGACGCAGCAAAAGCTTATGGTGGAGCAGGTGGATCCCCAGAGAGGATTAG